A stretch of Methanosphaerula palustris E1-9c DNA encodes these proteins:
- a CDS encoding winged helix-turn-helix domain-containing protein produces MSGRRTPYEIYWEILVFCKTPRSFTGIINRCDLNSKTGQEYLEFLVTRGYLLKVLAGEKTTYAATERAPEYIALFSRLYQNLFETVPGFRL; encoded by the coding sequence ATGAGTGGAAGAAGGACGCCCTACGAGATCTACTGGGAGATCCTTGTCTTCTGCAAAACACCGAGGTCATTCACCGGGATCATCAACCGCTGTGACCTCAACTCAAAGACCGGGCAGGAGTATCTCGAGTTTCTGGTCACCAGGGGATACCTGTTGAAAGTACTGGCAGGGGAGAAGACCACCTATGCTGCAACCGAACGGGCACCCGAATATATCGCCCTCTTCTCCAGACTCTATCAGAACCTCTTTGAGACGGTCCCGGGGTTTCGACTGTAG
- a CDS encoding UbiA family prenyltransferase: MTPFATPTMRLLNSSTVVALSGGLRLHIAFLLAGLAMRIPVYCACILIIYSTYTLDRALDCKEDAINKSELCGANRNAGLIASAVTFLLGASILGMDGIYLAPLFPFIVGYFYTRGIRIGSHTIKLKGSVGVKNIIVGITWGGTIALIISQWTTSLVTVGIIFLFYGSRVFVNSCVNDFKDVKGDMMAGIRTLPACLGENMTRGVLILILLGLYGVMIYALNLHIIRSEWIILLFSLVVTIAFLMVYSSSFEDRPSLIFRKMREFVISWEPIIGLTIRACVVG; encoded by the coding sequence GTGACTCCTTTTGCCACACCAACGATGCGACTGTTGAATTCATCCACAGTTGTCGCACTATCAGGGGGACTTCGGCTGCACATTGCCTTCCTCCTCGCAGGTCTTGCTATGAGAATACCGGTATACTGTGCCTGTATACTGATCATCTACTCCACCTATACACTGGACCGTGCCCTCGACTGTAAAGAGGATGCGATCAATAAGAGTGAACTGTGTGGTGCAAACCGGAATGCCGGTCTCATCGCCAGTGCCGTGACATTTCTTCTGGGGGCGTCGATCCTTGGCATGGACGGGATATACCTCGCACCTCTCTTCCCCTTTATCGTGGGGTACTTCTATACCCGTGGGATCCGGATCGGGTCCCATACGATCAAACTCAAAGGAAGTGTCGGCGTAAAGAACATCATCGTCGGGATCACCTGGGGAGGAACGATCGCCCTGATCATCAGTCAGTGGACCACCAGTCTCGTGACGGTCGGTATTATCTTCCTCTTCTATGGATCGCGAGTCTTCGTCAACTCCTGTGTGAACGATTTCAAGGATGTCAAGGGGGACATGATGGCAGGCATCCGGACCCTGCCGGCCTGTCTCGGGGAGAATATGACCCGAGGTGTGCTGATCCTGATCCTGCTGGGGCTGTACGGCGTGATGATCTACGCGCTGAACCTCCATATCATCCGGAGTGAATGGATCATCCTGCTCTTCAGCCTGGTGGTCACTATCGCGTTTCTGATGGTCTATTCCTCATCCTTTGAAGACAGACCCTCACTTATCTTCAGGAAGATGAGGGAGTTTGTGATCAGCTGGGAGCCGATCATCGGACTGACCATCAGGGCGTGTGTTGTGGGTTAA
- a CDS encoding MFS transporter: protein MEAEPGTGQTRPARTSARLKEISELALAHLINDIYAPVLMALQPVLITTMGYSYFQAALLPVMHSLISSLLQPVFGRLADSRGFRVSVGLSILLSGLGIALVGQLTDHYLILLVCVAISGIGHATFHPGALCKVDAIASQGDRGRITSFFVVGGNLGQALGPILGGLVLTFGGIPAVTWLVIPAVVGALILLVSPIPDTCPVVRKVAMSDHENWRPVLLLFGGSTLRAWVTFGTMTFLPTYLVLNGYPILTATMLVSVMLLSGVAGQITGGILSDRLGRKPIVVVSTFAAIPAFALILLTHGVAQIAAIMTFGFLLWSSFSVTIAMAHEMIPSQIGMISGLFMGIAMGAGGLGVSVSGAVADHLGLTATLTLFPVIILIAAILFLLVRVPRKADTT from the coding sequence ATGGAGGCAGAACCGGGCACCGGGCAGACCCGGCCGGCCCGGACCTCCGCCAGGCTAAAGGAGATCTCTGAACTGGCACTGGCCCATCTGATCAATGATATCTATGCACCGGTGCTGATGGCCCTGCAGCCGGTGCTGATCACGACGATGGGCTACAGTTACTTCCAGGCAGCTCTCCTGCCGGTGATGCACAGTCTGATCTCGTCACTCCTCCAGCCAGTCTTCGGGCGGCTGGCCGACAGTCGTGGGTTCCGGGTCAGTGTCGGCCTCTCGATCCTCCTCTCCGGCCTCGGCATTGCCCTCGTCGGTCAGCTCACTGATCACTACCTGATCCTGCTCGTCTGCGTCGCGATATCCGGTATCGGCCATGCCACCTTCCATCCCGGTGCGCTCTGCAAGGTCGATGCGATCGCGAGTCAGGGAGACCGGGGGCGGATCACCTCATTCTTTGTCGTAGGTGGCAACCTCGGACAGGCACTCGGCCCGATCCTCGGGGGGCTGGTGCTGACCTTCGGAGGGATCCCTGCAGTCACCTGGCTGGTCATTCCAGCGGTGGTCGGTGCCCTGATCCTCCTCGTCAGTCCGATCCCTGATACTTGTCCGGTCGTCAGGAAGGTTGCCATGTCCGACCATGAAAACTGGCGGCCGGTGCTCCTCCTCTTCGGCGGGAGCACCCTGCGGGCCTGGGTGACCTTCGGGACGATGACGTTCCTCCCCACGTATCTGGTCCTGAATGGTTATCCGATCCTGACGGCCACGATGCTCGTCAGCGTCATGCTCCTCTCCGGCGTCGCCGGGCAGATCACCGGTGGCATACTATCAGATCGTCTGGGCAGAAAGCCGATCGTCGTCGTCTCCACGTTTGCAGCCATCCCTGCCTTCGCACTGATCCTTCTCACCCACGGGGTCGCGCAGATCGCCGCCATCATGACCTTTGGGTTCCTGCTCTGGTCGTCGTTCTCTGTCACCATCGCCATGGCTCACGAGATGATCCCTTCACAGATCGGCATGATCTCGGGTCTCTTTATGGGGATCGCGATGGGTGCCGGCGGACTGGGTGTATCGGTCTCCGGAGCGGTCGCCGACCATCTCGGCCTCACCGCGACCCTGACCCTCTTCCCGGTGATCATACTCATCGCGGCCATCCTCTTTCTCCTCGTCAGAGTCCCCCGGAAGGCTGACACCACCTGA
- a CDS encoding FUSC family protein, whose product MRGQVQYITITVQYLLVSLLAYLGAYYLTGSISGTPIMTTTGALWSMVSGIVVMQETRQDTIDNAWLRVLGSLVGAVMSGLYLSFLPFNPFGMAIMIGLTVLICQELHIPGHPRLAALTVGVIMVISFLNPDLNPIINAGLRFCESVIGSAVAILLIAIWPSEVGSPEE is encoded by the coding sequence ATGAGAGGGCAGGTCCAGTATATCACCATCACAGTCCAGTATCTGCTCGTATCCCTGCTGGCCTACTTAGGGGCGTATTATCTCACGGGATCGATCTCCGGTACCCCGATTATGACGACCACCGGGGCGCTCTGGTCGATGGTCTCGGGAATCGTGGTAATGCAGGAGACCCGGCAGGACACCATCGACAACGCATGGCTCCGGGTCCTCGGTTCACTGGTAGGGGCGGTGATGAGTGGGCTCTACCTCTCCTTCCTGCCGTTCAACCCGTTTGGGATGGCGATCATGATCGGCCTGACCGTTCTGATCTGCCAGGAACTTCATATTCCGGGTCACCCTCGCCTCGCCGCCCTGACGGTCGGGGTGATCATGGTGATCTCGTTTCTGAATCCCGATCTGAACCCGATCATCAACGCGGGCCTTCGGTTCTGTGAGTCAGTCATCGGTAGCGCGGTCGCCATCCTGCTGATCGCAATCTGGCCATCTGAGGTGGGATCTCCTGAGGAGTAG
- a CDS encoding MarR family winged helix-turn-helix transcriptional regulator: MASHPITMQEVYQIWMRLRNKVNEMESIPRDYGVKESLFLSEIHTIQAIGATPENNVRVIADLLGVTPSAASQAVTKLAGRGLVKKVRGRKNEREVSLELTDQGWVAYRYHEQTHKEIYTRTTERVGPLSEEELELIARFFNAFESVYDERIEELLTARLQSREVR; the protein is encoded by the coding sequence ATGGCATCTCACCCCATCACCATGCAGGAAGTGTACCAGATCTGGATGCGGCTTCGGAACAAGGTCAATGAGATGGAGAGCATCCCTCGTGATTACGGGGTGAAGGAGTCACTCTTCCTCTCTGAGATCCATACCATTCAGGCGATCGGCGCCACCCCGGAGAACAATGTCCGGGTCATCGCCGACCTGCTCGGGGTGACCCCTTCGGCCGCCTCACAGGCCGTCACAAAACTGGCTGGACGCGGGCTGGTGAAGAAAGTCCGGGGCCGGAAGAACGAACGGGAGGTCTCGCTCGAGCTGACCGACCAGGGATGGGTCGCCTACAGGTACCATGAACAGACTCATAAGGAGATCTACACGAGGACCACCGAACGGGTCGGCCCCCTTTCAGAGGAGGAACTGGAGTTGATCGCCCGTTTCTTCAATGCGTTTGAATCTGTCTATGATGAACGAATCGAGGAACTCCTTACGGCACGGCTGCAGTCACGGGAGGTGAGATGA
- a CDS encoding sensor histidine kinase gives MMMVTDRKRADYSLMDCSSCIQNITDTPGLFRGIAEVVDTDIIDISDNPCTSGFLKQKKGNSLPRIIPEIDDLVRNNRTWIQHCEESRRLDQPVSFEYTQWFDDDEHFFSATVRYLCISVSGNPRFAYVISDVTERRRMERQFTLIRKKLDLMNIVAWHEIQNKISGIRGYVDLSRDLTQDEKGMAFIEAEERLLGQIHDLLQYTMDYQKIGSLPRRWMSVEDAVHQAWSRIGVTLLRIDLDLDHLELFCDPTLDRMFSLLIEYTLKNQSTNPEVRITCTEVPDGLCLTYEDNSAGLSGSRKRDLFTREIVRAQDFCITFVHDILESSGMSIRETGEPGRGTRFEITVPQGLFRFIEGL, from the coding sequence ATGATGATGGTCACCGATCGCAAGCGCGCAGATTATTCACTGATGGACTGCAGTTCCTGCATTCAGAATATCACTGATACCCCGGGTCTCTTTCGGGGAATTGCTGAAGTCGTGGACACTGATATCATTGATATATCTGATAATCCCTGCACCTCCGGGTTTCTGAAACAGAAGAAGGGGAACTCCCTACCCCGGATCATACCGGAAATCGATGATCTCGTCCGAAATAATCGAACCTGGATTCAGCACTGTGAGGAGAGTCGACGCCTGGACCAGCCGGTCTCCTTTGAATACACCCAGTGGTTTGATGACGATGAGCACTTCTTCTCTGCAACGGTCAGATATCTGTGTATATCGGTGAGCGGGAATCCGCGATTTGCCTATGTGATCTCCGATGTCACAGAACGGAGACGAATGGAGCGTCAGTTCACCCTCATTCGCAAGAAACTCGATCTCATGAACATTGTCGCCTGGCATGAGATCCAAAACAAGATCAGTGGTATCCGGGGATATGTCGACCTTTCACGGGACCTGACCCAGGACGAGAAGGGCATGGCATTCATCGAGGCAGAGGAGCGACTACTTGGCCAGATCCATGACCTGCTCCAGTACACGATGGATTACCAGAAGATCGGTTCGCTCCCCCGGCGGTGGATGAGTGTTGAAGATGCAGTCCATCAGGCCTGGTCCAGAATTGGCGTAACTCTCCTCCGGATTGACCTCGATCTGGATCACCTGGAACTCTTCTGTGATCCGACCCTTGACCGGATGTTCTCCCTCCTGATCGAATATACTCTGAAGAACCAGAGCACAAATCCTGAGGTCCGGATCACCTGTACTGAGGTGCCCGATGGTCTCTGCCTCACCTATGAGGACAACAGTGCTGGTCTATCCGGTAGCAGAAAACGGGATCTCTTCACCCGTGAGATCGTCAGGGCACAGGATTTCTGTATCACCTTTGTGCATGACATCCTCGAAAGTTCCGGGATGAGTATCCGGGAGACCGGTGAACCCGGCAGGGGTACGCGGTTTGAGATCACGGTTCCTCAGGGTCTGTTCCGGTTCATCGAGGGGCTGTAA
- a CDS encoding nuclear transport factor 2 family protein, whose amino-acid sequence MKEESRLPLPPFSFETAVEKVRMAEDGWNSRNPELVSLAYSIDSRWRNRAEFVNGREEIVAFLKRKWAKELEYRLIKEIWAFQENRIAVRFAYEWHDDAGNWFRSYGNENWEFDQTGRMSVRHASINDLPITEGERKFHWPLGRRPDDYPGLSSFGL is encoded by the coding sequence ATGAAAGAAGAAAGCCGGCTCCCATTGCCGCCATTCTCATTCGAGACCGCGGTGGAGAAAGTACGAATGGCAGAGGATGGATGGAACTCAAGGAACCCAGAACTGGTCTCGCTGGCCTACAGTATCGACAGCAGATGGCGCAACCGGGCCGAGTTCGTCAATGGTCGCGAAGAGATCGTCGCGTTTCTGAAACGGAAGTGGGCGAAGGAACTCGAATATCGCCTGATCAAGGAGATCTGGGCGTTCCAGGAGAACAGGATCGCCGTACGATTCGCCTATGAATGGCATGATGATGCAGGGAACTGGTTCCGTTCGTACGGTAACGAGAACTGGGAGTTCGATCAGACCGGCCGAATGAGTGTGCGCCATGCCAGCATCAACGACCTGCCGATAACCGAGGGGGAACGGAAGTTCCACTGGCCGCTCGGTCGACGCCCCGATGATTACCCCGGCCTGTCTTCCTTTGGCCTATGA
- a CDS encoding helix-turn-helix transcriptional regulator: MSDLLSVISASEKRRNLLILLNSGPKEWDEIKHTLNVTSTGMLPQVKILEDEHLIERDGKNFFLTPMGRVLTAQMIPLIKTMDVFDREKKYWHEHSLDALPYELLLDISDLGNYKIIENSDEEIFDITTFLNNIATSKTVKGISHAVHPRYPEFFLNLAKTGVEASLILTPGVYKIMKDKYYDAFEEGLRYKTSSVYVSKDDIKFSYTVTDSYFSISLFYNNGVFDSKNDLISRDQSALAWGERIFSYYRDRSEKIESLD, encoded by the coding sequence ATGAGCGATCTCTTAAGCGTCATCTCAGCCTCTGAAAAGAGGCGCAATCTTCTGATTCTCCTGAACAGTGGACCAAAGGAATGGGATGAGATCAAACATACCCTCAATGTAACCTCCACCGGGATGCTCCCCCAGGTAAAAATTCTCGAAGATGAACACCTTATCGAGAGAGATGGAAAGAACTTCTTCCTCACCCCGATGGGGAGGGTGCTGACTGCACAGATGATCCCCCTGATAAAAACAATGGATGTCTTTGATCGGGAGAAGAAGTACTGGCACGAACACTCCCTCGATGCACTCCCGTATGAACTCCTGCTCGATATCAGTGACCTCGGAAATTATAAGATCATTGAAAATTCTGATGAAGAAATCTTTGATATCACCACATTTCTCAACAATATTGCCACCTCAAAGACAGTGAAAGGGATATCTCATGCAGTGCACCCACGGTACCCTGAATTCTTCTTAAACCTTGCAAAAACCGGTGTCGAAGCATCATTGATCCTGACCCCGGGAGTGTATAAGATCATGAAGGATAAGTACTACGATGCCTTTGAAGAGGGGTTACGCTACAAGACATCAAGCGTGTACGTATCAAAGGATGATATAAAATTCTCGTATACTGTCACGGACTCATACTTTTCGATCTCCCTCTTCTATAATAACGGTGTCTTTGACTCGAAGAACGACCTTATCAGTCGTGACCAGTCTGCACTTGCATGGGGAGAGCGTATCTTCTCATACTACAGAGACCGGTCGGAAAAAATTGAGTCTTTGGATTAA